The Oryzias latipes chromosome 8, ASM223467v1 genomic interval GTGAAATGGACTTTATTAGTAACTGTTAAACTCAGTTCCTAATAAAGATCCTGAGTTTTGAACGTTGTGTTTAGGTTGCActgtaaggaaaaacaaataaaatttgtggtttttcaacttttattatgaaaaataataatttcctaACAAAAAATCAGCATCATTGCACCTTTGAAAATGATTTACACACTAATACAAGCAGCTAGTTTATCATCGGTTTCTTTGtgagaaacaaataaaagccGCCGCTAAACTAACAAGACAGATGAGATACGCCTCTATAAAAAAACAGGTTGTCATTTTTCCCAAATCCCTGCCTGGTGATGTCCTTTAGTGCACACACGGAAAAAACACTCGATCTGAAAGCAgcaatgtgtgtgtgattgtgccAGTGCATTCTGTTCCCTCGGCGAAGATCAGAAGCTGGCAGAAGCTCTGGAGTCCTGGAGAGGGACTAACATGGTTTATCACACCCCCTCTGACTCTCCTCCCTCTTTCCATCACTTTTTTGACCTGCGTGGTTCTTTCactcattattttccattaCGATTCACAGACGTAAACTTTTAATCTAACAAAAAATTGTACTTTCAGTTGTCCTTTTGTGGTTAAACCCTCAAGTCCTGACAATCAACTTCCAACATCAAAATGTGCGACACTACAGACGGGTTTACGTTTCTTCTCAAAATTATCCCTGACTTTCTTCCATTCTTGAACTTGTCATTTTTCTCATCCCCCTCtttccctcttcttcctcactcTTTCACCCTCTCTGGACCTCCTGGGACATGGAGCGACCCAGGACTTGAGGCGATTTGGCGAACTCCATGGTGGCTAGTTTGACAGGTGGGAGGTCCCTGGTGATCTCGTCCACGGTCCTCTTGCCAGGACAGAGCCCGTTTGGAACTGGGATAGGCACCAAGTCCTCCTCTGTGTGTGGGCCTCCACGCCCCAATCTGATGCCCAGCTCTGTGGGAACAAAAATGGGCAGGGGCAAAGTGTTTCTCTTTGGCAGCAGTTGGTGCTCCTTCACCCCTCTTTCCACAGTGCCCACCCTGACGACGCCAGAGGGGCAGGACTGGGTCAGACAGCGGGCCTGCCACTGCCGGGACAGAGTCTCCCGGCGGGAACTGTCGTTCATGTTCATGGTTTGTCTGTGGAATTCAAGAATTCCATAAAAATCTTCTTCATAGGACAACCAATTTGAGTTGAAGGGAGTTCAAATGTCTCACCTGTCCTGGGGCTGAGTCTTGAGGTAAACACTGACCCAGTCAGCAGCGTAGCTCTCCTTCTGTGCATTGTTCACCTCCCGCACGCTGCAGGTCAGCTGACCTCCCACCACCACACCGTTACTCTTCTCCAGCACACTGCAGATTGGCATCTTCTTTCCTTTGGAAGATCTCTCTCAGACTTACGATGTCCTGAAGATGTTGGCTTGTCTTAGTGATGCTTCAGGCTTCCTCTGTCTCTGCCTGGGATGTCTTTGCTTgggtctgcctgtggtttataTAGACGCCCTGTTGCTATTTCTGATTCGTGTTGTCATTCTACAACCAGCGTGGACGACATCTGACACTCAGTCCAATGCGCCTCATTCCCGGACAGCTGGAAGCTCATCCGAGGAGGCTCTCTGGGGGTAATTGAGCGGAAAATCCCCTGATTCTCAGATTGTGCGCCCAGTCAACTTTTTAATCACCCTTACCACACTTTCCAGCTCCGTTAAAGTATCAGTAGACAGTGATTACATAAGCAGGGAGGCAGGGATGGGACAACAAGATTTGGGTTTTGACAGACACAAACAGCAGGTGAGACTTCAATCAATCCCTAATATAATACAAGTGCAGCGAATAAGTGATTCATGTCTGACTCGGAATACTGCAGTTTGTAATAACTGCTGCTGCTTATCAATTATGAAGAAGTACTAGCTGAGATTTTACGATGCTGCATGACAACATCAGTCATCAAAGGCCAGCGGATCTTCATCCTGATTCATGAACCTGGTGACAGAGCACTAATCAGCTCAGGTTACAGATCGAGAAGCGTCCACGTAGACTCCGACAGATCTCTGCCGTGGTGCCTCACTACCGGTCTTCGTCTGTGACTCATTCATCCTTACGGGGCACTTATTTCACCACAGGGCAGGTATCACTTATCGCACACGGCACAGAACATGACCCCCACAACAAGATGCTCCATCagacaacaataataatactttggATTCTGATGTTAGTTTTGTCTTCTGGTTAATCCACTGTGCGTTTGATCGTACTTTTTAGTTTCGACAACACCTTATGTTAACATGAACTTTTTTTGGATAGTGGAAAAAAACGAAATGTCACCACCTCAGACATGTTGTGAAACCATAGCAACCACGAATGTCATTTCAGAAGCCTCTTAAATCATTTTGAAAGTACCATCCCTGTTTTTCAGCAGTTGTAGACCTGAAAcgagaaaaagtcattttcttttgcaaattATGAGAGCAGAGTGGTTATTATTTAGAAAATTGTTACAAATGTGTGAGTGGTAAAAGTTTGTGAGCTTCAGTGACAGTCAGCGGATCTGTATCACCGTGACATCTGTGCGAGAAAATAACTAAACTTTTCCAGTAACTGCTGTTGGTGACGCAGGCAGAGACTTTTTATAGGAATGGCCAGAGAGATCCGAACaccaaaaataaatggaaaacaaaataataaatcaatgttGCTTCTTCTGCAACAGAAGATTCTTATCGCTTTAACGCTACATGTTGTTTATTTGCAACGTACAATTTAAGCCAGGACTCTACCTGAATGGAAAAGACACTgaaggatatttttttaaataattgagaccaaaatttcaaaacttttaacaaattaaatagaaataaactgtaaacaataaagaaatataaaaactaGAGTCAACATAAAATATTACATATACAAAaagaagtaattaaaaaaaagaacatgaaaagACAAGGCACACCCTTTAGGGTGAATAAACCTTAAATGAAAATTACGTTGTGCTTTTACTTTCCACTTTCCATGATctattaagataaaaaataaacctaatggtacaaaactaaataaaaatagatcatTTTTGTGTGACTATATCCATTTCTCCGTCTAAAAAATTTTATtgtgttcttaacatgatttaatttcacaacttttttgggggttatttattttactgcaCAGCTTTTCTATAGTCCTATAGTTTTTTCTtgcaaattaaagttttttcttgCTTAAAGGTCCAACATGTGACTTTCCtgcatttttattgtcttttttttggatgtttttcttttgatacaTCTCACACTGCAAAACAGAATCTAAAGACAGTAAAAAGAttcttgtttcaagaaaaaatgttttaatgtctgtcttgcaagaaaaacttCTTCTCAGGACAgatttcaatagcaaaataacttAAGAAAACTTGTCTTGGTGactaaaaaatgttattacaaTATAATCATATTGTAATAAAATTCTTTTCTCggtaagacctttttttttcaccatactggcagattttgattttgcttattaaaagacttttttcatttcagtaattttttacttatttcttgGGGCCTGGTTTTCAGTGCAGTCTGATCGCCTCActtgaaaaatgccagaaaaacCTGAGTGAGATAAGATTAAGTGAACCCAGTTTATCACGTCTTAACTGCTGAATTGCGAGATGTTTCGGCTGACATGGATTCAGTCTAACCTAAAGGGGTTTTTCCAGTCCACCCTAAACAGTATCACAAATGCTGGGATGTTTGTGGGCTTTCTTATATGACACTAAACCTGTGTTTGTCAGAGGTCAGAAGCTTGACTTGGGTATTTTTAACTTAAGTGCCATTTGGGTGTCACATCTGTTTGGAAGCCTCTCCTGACCTTTTGAGATTTCTGTCCTTTGACCTCAGTGCTTTCATCAGCTTCTGATGCCATCTTTTTCTGATCCTCCGGTTCCTCTTGACCTTTTGACTTCACCCACGACAAAAGAGGACCTCTGAAAAGAGCTGGCTTCTGAGCAATAATTTACTCAAACATGAGCTAAAATCTGTGTTTGGAAAATTAAACTGGACATACAAAGCACGGCTCTTAAGATGACATGAAAATATTGCATGAATTTGCCTTAATTTGAACAGACATTTTAAAAGGTTATGTTTAAGTACACACCTCTTTCAGGAAGTTTCATATTATATAATTTCAACTATTATGCAAGAAAATTCGAAATATTTGAtatgtttgaaaaattaaatcacACAATTGACTCAATCCCTAAAATAGTTCTAGACATTGGAGAAATGAGGCGTGAGAAAAAGCCATCAATTATATGCAAAATTGTTCGGCACTGCTGCGATTAAGCGTGAAGATGTCCAACCAATTGAACTTC includes:
- the LOC101159505 gene encoding telethonin, producing MPICSVLEKSNGVVVGGQLTCSVREVNNAQKESYAADWVSVYLKTQPQDRQTMNMNDSSRRETLSRQWQARCLTQSCPSGVVRVGTVERGVKEHQLLPKRNTLPLPIFVPTELGIRLGRGGPHTEEDLVPIPVPNGLCPGKRTVDEITRDLPPVKLATMEFAKSPQVLGRSMSQEVQRG